The proteins below come from a single Fusobacterium nucleatum genomic window:
- a CDS encoding spore photoproduct lyase family protein yields MLYIVTALYIEAKPLISLFNLKKDNTYTKFQVFSNENIKLIISGTGKIKSATALTYLISNKVIKENEYIINIGFIASLNNNSQLGDIVYISKIQNAYSDTTFYPEIIYKHNFLEGSLTTFDKIIDNKIENIEYIDMEAYGFFQTASIFFKKDKIIVLKIISDILKENVKDRILFDFEDDNLFNESYKKIYDFLLKFVNIPTDSRNNFNNNEQDLIKKVLENLKLSDTMTYELFNILKYLKIKYGNIDILKKYENIEINSKVQGKKIFEEIKEFSKLNNKVEIEKKSLENKNHNLFNNRFSHIYVEKKILNNKNTLEILSKFKDVKIIEIENYKEVFSSNNQDFHLQKLGQKLILASNKANMIYEGAVVCESFENDNFYYTSSIINCVYDCEYCYLQGVYSSGNIVIFVDIEKVFEEVEELYNKLKTLYLCISYDTDLLAIENICGFSEKWYYFIEDKKDLKIELRTKSGNIDKFLNLKPLDNFIVAFTLSPENLALKNEKYTASFKNRVKAIKELQEKGWKVRICIDPLIYSDNFEENYGQMIEYLFNEIDKEKVIDVSIGVFRISKEYLKKMRNQNQNSEILYYPFECIDGVYTYSDKTKSYMINFIKEQFLKYIDEKKIYI; encoded by the coding sequence ATGTTATATATAGTAACAGCATTATATATTGAGGCAAAGCCTTTAATATCATTATTTAATTTAAAAAAAGATAATACTTATACAAAATTTCAAGTATTTTCAAATGAAAATATCAAATTAATTATAAGTGGTACAGGTAAGATAAAATCTGCTACTGCTTTAACTTATTTAATTTCAAATAAGGTTATTAAAGAGAATGAGTATATAATAAATATTGGTTTTATAGCAAGTTTGAATAATAATTCTCAATTAGGGGATATAGTATATATCTCAAAAATTCAAAATGCCTATTCAGATACAACTTTCTATCCTGAAATAATTTATAAACATAATTTCTTAGAGGGAAGTTTGACTACTTTTGATAAAATAATTGATAATAAAATTGAAAATATAGAATATATTGATATGGAAGCCTATGGTTTTTTCCAAACAGCTTCTATTTTTTTTAAAAAAGATAAGATTATAGTTTTAAAAATAATATCTGATATATTAAAAGAGAATGTAAAAGACAGGATTTTATTTGATTTTGAAGATGACAATTTATTTAATGAAAGCTATAAAAAAATTTATGATTTCTTATTAAAATTTGTTAATATTCCTACTGATAGTAGAAATAATTTTAATAATAATGAACAAGATTTGATAAAAAAAGTATTAGAAAATTTAAAATTAAGTGATACAATGACTTATGAGCTTTTTAATATACTAAAATACCTTAAAATAAAATATGGAAATATTGATATATTAAAAAAATATGAAAACATTGAAATAAATTCAAAGGTTCAAGGAAAGAAAATTTTTGAAGAAATAAAAGAATTTAGTAAGTTAAATAATAAAGTTGAAATTGAAAAAAAATCTTTAGAAAATAAAAATCATAACTTATTTAATAATAGATTTTCTCATATCTATGTTGAAAAGAAAATTTTAAACAATAAAAATACTTTGGAAATATTATCAAAATTTAAAGATGTGAAGATAATAGAAATTGAGAACTATAAAGAAGTATTTTCAAGTAATAATCAAGACTTTCATTTACAAAAATTAGGACAGAAGTTAATTCTTGCCTCTAATAAAGCTAATATGATTTATGAGGGAGCAGTGGTTTGTGAAAGTTTTGAAAATGATAATTTTTACTATACTTCTTCTATAATAAATTGTGTTTATGACTGTGAATATTGTTATCTTCAAGGAGTTTATTCTTCTGGAAATATAGTTATTTTTGTAGATATTGAGAAAGTTTTTGAAGAAGTTGAAGAACTATATAATAAATTAAAAACTTTGTATCTTTGTATATCCTATGATACAGATTTACTTGCAATAGAAAATATCTGTGGTTTTTCTGAGAAATGGTATTATTTTATTGAGGATAAGAAAGATTTAAAAATTGAGTTAAGAACAAAGTCAGGAAATATTGATAAATTTTTAAATTTAAAACCTTTGGATAATTTTATAGTTGCTTTCACACTATCTCCTGAAAATTTAGCTTTAAAAAATGAAAAATATACGGCTAGTTTTAAAAATAGAGTAAAAGCTATTAAAGAATTGCAAGAAAAGGGATGGAAAGTTAGAATTTGCATAGACCCTTTGATATATAGTGATAATTTTGAAGAAAATTATGGTCAAATGATAGAATATTTATTTAATGAAATAGATAAAGAAAAAGTTATTGATGTAAGTATAGGTGTATTTAGAATTTCAAAAGAATATTTGAAAAAGATGAGAAATCAAAACCAAAATTCAGAAATTTTATATTATCCTTTTGAATGCATTGATGGAGTTTACACATATTCTGATAAAACAAAATCATATATGATAAACTTTATTAAAGAACAATTTTTAAAATATATTGATGAGAAGAAAATTTATATTTAG
- a CDS encoding type II toxin-antitoxin system RelB/DinJ family antitoxin, with protein MATLTINTDEKTAENFYAFCEELGLDMSTAINLFMKACLREKRIPFELSSLNKENSKILENTPPSIEELMENLDI; from the coding sequence ATGGCTACATTAACAATTAATACTGATGAAAAAACAGCTGAAAATTTTTATGCTTTTTGTGAAGAACTTGGGTTGGATATGTCAACAGCTATAAATTTATTTATGAAAGCTTGTTTAAGAGAAAAAAGAATTCCTTTTGAACTTAGTTCATTGAATAAAGAAAATTCAAAAATTTTAGAGAATACACCTCCATCAATAGAAGAATTAATGGAGAATTTAGATATTTAA
- a CDS encoding SDR family oxidoreductase, with protein sequence MKIALITGATSGIGYEISKRLLKMNYIVYGIGRNFTKNNENIFKKYENFIPVTCDLSKLDDLEKTLHSLKKIKFDLIINSAGIGYFSLHEEMNISKIKNMIAINLQAPLVISQYFLRTLKENKGIIINISSVTANKESPLASVYSATKAGLSQFSKSLFEEVRKNDVKVITIYPDVTKTNFYENNTYFECDDDEKAYIKIEDIGNTIEFILNQSENIVFTDVTIKPQRHKIKKVKRKE encoded by the coding sequence ATGAAAATTGCTTTAATTACAGGTGCTACCTCTGGAATAGGCTATGAAATATCAAAAAGATTATTAAAAATGAATTACATTGTCTATGGTATTGGTAGAAATTTTACAAAAAATAATGAGAATATTTTTAAAAAATATGAAAATTTTATCCCTGTTACTTGTGATTTATCTAAACTTGATGATTTAGAAAAAACATTACACTCCTTAAAAAAGATAAAATTTGATTTAATAATAAATTCAGCTGGGATAGGGTATTTTAGTTTACATGAAGAAATGAATATATCAAAAATTAAAAATATGATAGCCATAAATTTACAAGCACCTCTTGTAATTAGTCAATATTTTTTAAGGACATTAAAAGAAAATAAAGGTATAATAATAAATATATCATCAGTTACTGCAAATAAAGAAAGTCCTCTGGCTTCTGTTTATTCTGCAACAAAAGCTGGGCTTAGCCAATTTTCAAAAAGTTTATTTGAAGAAGTTAGAAAAAATGATGTTAAGGTTATAACTATTTATCCAGATGTGACTAAAACAAATTTTTATGAAAATAATACTTATTTTGAATGTGATGATGATGAAAAAGCATATATAAAAATAGAAGATATTGGAAATACAATAGAATTTATTTTAAATCAAAGTGAAAATATAGTTTTTACAGATGTAACAATAAAGCCACAAAGGCATAAGATAAAAAAAGTAAAAAGAAAGGAATAA